One Streptomyces lincolnensis genomic region harbors:
- the trpA gene encoding tryptophan synthase subunit alpha has protein sequence MSGNIQLLSDTLAAAKAEGRSALIAYLPAGFPTVDGGIEAIKAAFDGGADVVEVGLPHSDPVLDGPVIQTADDIALRGGVKIADVMRTVRETYEATGKPVLVMTYWNPIDRYGVERFTAELAEAGGAGCILPDLPVQESALWREHAEKHALATVFVVAPSSKDARLAEITGAGSGFVYAASLMGVTGTRESVGAQAQDLVERTRATGSGLPVCVGLGVSNAEQAAEVAGFADGVIVGSAFVKGMLDAPDDAAGVEAVRALAGQLAKGVRGQA, from the coding sequence GTGAGCGGCAACATCCAGCTGTTGAGCGACACCCTCGCCGCCGCCAAGGCCGAGGGCCGCTCCGCGCTCATCGCGTACCTCCCGGCCGGGTTCCCGACCGTGGACGGCGGCATCGAGGCGATCAAGGCCGCCTTCGACGGCGGCGCGGACGTCGTCGAGGTCGGTCTGCCGCACAGCGACCCGGTCCTCGACGGCCCCGTCATCCAGACCGCCGACGACATCGCCCTGCGCGGCGGCGTCAAGATCGCCGACGTCATGCGGACGGTCCGGGAGACCTACGAGGCGACCGGCAAGCCGGTGCTCGTCATGACGTACTGGAATCCCATCGACCGCTACGGCGTCGAGCGCTTCACCGCCGAGCTCGCCGAGGCGGGCGGCGCCGGGTGCATCCTGCCCGACCTGCCCGTGCAGGAGTCGGCGCTGTGGAGGGAGCACGCCGAGAAGCACGCTCTCGCGACCGTCTTCGTCGTCGCCCCGAGCAGCAAGGACGCGCGGCTCGCCGAGATCACCGGGGCGGGCAGCGGGTTCGTCTACGCCGCCTCGCTGATGGGCGTCACCGGAACCCGCGAGTCGGTCGGCGCGCAGGCGCAGGACCTGGTCGAGCGCACCCGGGCGACCGGCTCCGGCCTGCCCGTCTGCGTCGGCCTCGGTGTCTCCAACGCCGAGCAGGCCGCCGAGGTGGCCGGCTTCGCCGACGGCGTGATCGTCGGCTCGGCCTTCGTCAAGGGCATGCTGGACGCGCCGGACGACGCGGCCGGTGTCGAGGCGGTCCGCGCGCTCGCCGGGCAGCTCGCCAAGGGCGTGCGCGGACAGGCGTAA
- the trpB gene encoding tryptophan synthase subunit beta, which produces MPSEFFIPDPEGQVPSPEGYFGAFGGKFIPEALVAAVDEVAVEYDKAKHDPEFARELDDLLVNYTGRPSSLTEVSRFAEHAGGCRVFLKREDLNHTGSHKINNVLGQALLTKRMGKTRVIAETGAGQHGVATATACALFGLDCTIYMGEIDTQRQALNVARMRMLGAEVIAVKSGSRTLKDAINEAFRDWVANVDRTHYLFGTVAGPHPFPAMVRDFHRVIGVEARRQLLERAGRLPDAAIACVGGGSNAIGLFHAFIPDEGVRLIGCEPAGHGVETGEHAATLTAGEPGILHGSRSYVLQDEEGQITEPYSISAGLDYPGIGPEHSYLKDSGRGEYRAVTDDAAMQALRLLSRTEGIIPAIESAHALAGALEVGRELGKDGLIVVNLSGRGDKDMDTAARYFDLYDTDAEVAQDASGTAEIEGDVK; this is translated from the coding sequence ATGCCCAGCGAGTTCTTCATCCCCGACCCCGAGGGTCAGGTCCCCAGCCCCGAAGGCTACTTCGGCGCGTTCGGCGGCAAGTTCATCCCGGAGGCCCTCGTCGCCGCCGTGGACGAGGTGGCCGTCGAGTACGACAAGGCCAAGCACGACCCCGAGTTCGCCCGCGAGCTCGACGATCTGCTGGTCAACTACACCGGCCGCCCCAGCTCCCTCACCGAGGTGTCTCGTTTCGCCGAGCACGCCGGCGGCTGTCGCGTCTTCCTCAAGCGCGAGGATCTCAACCACACCGGCTCGCACAAGATCAACAACGTGCTCGGTCAGGCCCTGCTCACCAAGCGCATGGGCAAGACCCGCGTGATCGCCGAGACCGGCGCCGGCCAGCACGGCGTGGCCACGGCGACGGCCTGCGCGCTGTTCGGCCTCGACTGCACCATCTACATGGGCGAGATCGACACCCAGCGCCAGGCCCTCAACGTGGCCCGGATGCGCATGCTCGGCGCCGAGGTCATCGCCGTGAAGTCCGGCAGCCGCACGCTGAAGGACGCGATCAACGAGGCGTTCCGCGACTGGGTCGCCAACGTCGACCGCACCCACTACCTCTTCGGTACGGTCGCCGGCCCGCACCCCTTCCCGGCCATGGTCCGCGACTTCCACCGGGTGATCGGCGTCGAGGCCCGCCGCCAGCTCCTGGAGCGGGCCGGCCGCCTGCCCGACGCGGCGATCGCCTGCGTCGGCGGCGGCTCCAACGCCATCGGCCTGTTCCACGCCTTCATCCCCGACGAGGGCGTCCGCCTCATCGGCTGCGAGCCGGCGGGCCACGGCGTCGAGACCGGCGAACACGCGGCCACTTTGACCGCCGGTGAGCCCGGCATCCTGCACGGGTCCCGCTCCTACGTCCTCCAGGACGAGGAGGGCCAGATCACCGAGCCGTACTCGATCTCGGCCGGTCTGGACTACCCGGGCATCGGGCCCGAGCACTCCTACCTCAAGGACAGCGGCCGCGGCGAGTACCGCGCGGTCACCGACGACGCGGCCATGCAGGCCCTGCGCCTGCTCTCGCGCACCGAGGGCATCATCCCGGCCATTGAGAGCGCGCACGCGCTGGCCGGTGCCCTGGAGGTCGGCCGCGAGCTGGGCAAGGACGGTCTGATCGTCGTCAACCTGTCCGGGCGCGGCGACAAGGACATGGACACGGCGGCCCGCTACTTCGACCTGTACGACACCGACGCCGAGGTCGCCCAGGACGCCTCCGGCACCGCCGAGATCGAGGGGGACGTCAAGTGA
- the trpM gene encoding tryptophan biosynthesis modulator TrpM — translation MNLTTTTTDRYARLARGCRPRGCRAPARRVHGRRVRYVIGDEPGQVNGRRWQRAL, via the coding sequence ACCACCACGGACCGGTACGCCCGCCTCGCGCGCGGCTGCCGCCCCCGTGGGTGCCGCGCGCCCGCACGCAGGGTGCACGGCCGTCGTGTGCGGTACGTGATCGGTGACGAACCCGGGCAGGTGAACGGCCGTCGATGGCAGCGCGCCCTATAG